In Cumulibacter soli, the following proteins share a genomic window:
- a CDS encoding acyl-CoA dehydrogenase family protein produces the protein MEFDWTDEQHALRDAVRRLLGGEECIAQARAALDADGWSDRGTWSTLADQLGAHAIAIAEDAGGMGGSLVDLCIVLEEMGRVLYGGPFFASVVLAATAVQESGDETTRQEYLPGIAAGELKATVAAAEAANLGWLDPNIATVADGDRLSGSKTLVLDADAADVLFVSALDAGELSVFAVQASDATILSRDTLDGTHSLCDVELRDAPAKRVGARGDGTKILERTLQTAAIGMAAEQVGATTALLEQTTDYAKTRHQFGRPIGSFQAVKHGLADVLVPLELARSAAYWAAWQEPGSDDFALGAAVARSQASETALQAAKDCIVLHGGIGFTWEHNAHLYARRARAAYGLLGTPASWRARLADVLTPATEGASA, from the coding sequence ATGGAGTTCGACTGGACCGATGAGCAGCACGCGCTGCGCGACGCGGTGCGCCGGCTGCTCGGTGGTGAGGAGTGCATCGCGCAAGCGCGCGCGGCGCTTGACGCCGACGGATGGTCCGATCGCGGAACGTGGTCGACGCTTGCTGACCAACTGGGCGCTCATGCCATCGCCATAGCCGAGGACGCCGGCGGGATGGGCGGCTCGCTGGTCGATCTTTGCATCGTGCTGGAGGAAATGGGCCGCGTGCTGTACGGCGGCCCCTTCTTCGCGAGCGTCGTACTCGCCGCCACCGCAGTGCAGGAATCCGGTGACGAGACGACCCGCCAGGAGTACCTGCCCGGTATCGCCGCCGGTGAGTTGAAAGCTACCGTCGCTGCCGCCGAAGCGGCGAACTTGGGTTGGCTGGACCCGAACATCGCCACTGTCGCCGATGGCGACCGGCTCTCCGGCTCGAAGACGCTCGTACTGGACGCCGACGCCGCCGACGTCCTGTTTGTGTCCGCACTCGATGCCGGCGAACTCTCCGTATTCGCGGTGCAAGCATCGGACGCGACGATCCTGAGCCGCGACACCCTCGACGGCACGCACTCGCTCTGCGACGTTGAACTGCGCGACGCCCCAGCGAAGAGAGTTGGCGCGCGTGGGGACGGCACGAAGATCCTTGAGCGCACCTTGCAGACCGCCGCGATTGGGATGGCTGCCGAACAGGTCGGCGCGACGACCGCACTGCTGGAGCAGACGACCGACTACGCCAAGACCCGCCATCAGTTCGGCAGGCCAATCGGGTCCTTCCAAGCGGTGAAACACGGGTTGGCTGATGTTCTCGTACCGTTGGAATTGGCCCGTTCGGCGGCATACTGGGCGGCCTGGCAAGAGCCGGGATCTGACGACTTCGCACTCGGCGCCGCAGTTGCCCGCAGTCAGGCATCCGAGACAGCGCTGCAGGCGGCCAAGGACTGCATTGTGCTGCACGGCGGGATCGGCTTTACCTGGGAACACAACGCCCACCTCTACGCGCGTCGTGCCCGCGCCGCGTACGGGCTGCTGGGTACGCCCGCGTCCTGGCGCGCCCGTCTAGCAGATGTCCTCACCCCGGCTACCGAGGGAGCCAGCGCATGA
- a CDS encoding class I adenylate-forming enzyme family protein, which produces MSSPELTSQFAARPHITVGEMLTLSAERERDKAAFILPDGRCQSFAETNARVNQLVDALRREGFTRGDRIAVLALDSHRYIELILACMKMGVAYVPLNYRLMTSEVGTLLERAQPHAFFFDERYADLLAPLREQHPAIRMWITFDGADSDYERLLATGAQSEPNVICNDEDILALAFTSGTTGLPKGVIQSQRMMKSITQSCAVDYRASADDIRYCAAPTFHISGVCGLYMGIAVGFTSVLMPQFDPVRVLDLMARDELSAAFLVPTMISTILQLDGVADHDYDRLELITYGASPITPGLLRRALDTFGCDFLQAFGAGTEAGLQAVLTPEDHRRALAGEPKLLGSNGRPSFGVAMRIVDDDMNPLPPGEVGEVATRSDQVMNGYLGMREATEYALRDGWFRAGDMGYLDEDGYLYLHGRKKDMIIRGGENIYPHEIEDVLAEHPAVVQSAVVGVPDEHWGETVRAFLTVSAEVSSAELTEHCNASLARYKVPAEFIVIDEMPTNASGKILKRDLRTWKVG; this is translated from the coding sequence TTGTCGTCCCCCGAACTCACTTCGCAATTCGCTGCACGCCCGCACATCACGGTCGGCGAAATGCTGACGCTGAGCGCCGAACGGGAGCGTGACAAGGCAGCGTTCATCCTTCCGGACGGCCGTTGCCAATCGTTCGCCGAGACGAACGCGCGGGTGAATCAACTCGTGGATGCACTGCGACGCGAGGGGTTCACGCGAGGCGATCGCATCGCCGTACTCGCCCTTGATTCGCACCGATACATCGAGCTCATCCTCGCCTGCATGAAGATGGGCGTGGCGTACGTGCCGCTGAACTACCGGTTGATGACCTCGGAAGTAGGCACGCTACTCGAACGCGCGCAGCCACACGCGTTCTTCTTCGACGAGCGGTACGCCGACTTACTGGCGCCGCTGCGAGAGCAGCATCCCGCAATACGCATGTGGATTACATTCGACGGCGCCGACTCCGACTATGAGCGCCTGCTGGCCACCGGTGCGCAATCAGAGCCGAATGTCATCTGCAATGACGAGGACATCCTCGCCCTCGCCTTCACCTCTGGAACTACTGGTCTGCCCAAGGGCGTCATCCAGTCACAACGGATGATGAAATCCATAACCCAGTCATGCGCGGTCGACTATCGCGCATCGGCCGACGACATCCGCTACTGCGCAGCGCCCACTTTCCACATATCCGGCGTGTGCGGCCTGTATATGGGTATCGCAGTCGGGTTCACGTCGGTCCTGATGCCGCAGTTCGACCCCGTCCGCGTTTTGGATTTGATGGCGCGCGATGAACTCAGCGCCGCATTTCTCGTGCCGACGATGATCAGCACCATCCTGCAACTCGACGGCGTGGCTGATCACGACTACGACCGCCTCGAGTTGATCACCTACGGCGCCTCCCCCATCACGCCGGGGTTGCTTCGTCGAGCATTGGACACCTTCGGGTGCGACTTCCTACAGGCCTTCGGAGCTGGCACCGAGGCCGGCCTGCAGGCGGTCCTGACCCCTGAGGATCATCGTCGCGCGTTGGCCGGCGAACCCAAGCTCCTCGGCTCAAATGGCCGCCCGTCGTTCGGCGTCGCGATGCGGATCGTGGACGACGATATGAACCCGCTGCCTCCGGGCGAAGTCGGTGAAGTCGCCACCCGCAGCGACCAGGTGATGAACGGATACCTCGGGATGCGCGAGGCTACCGAGTATGCGCTGCGCGACGGATGGTTCCGCGCCGGCGATATGGGATATCTGGATGAGGACGGCTACCTGTACTTGCACGGACGCAAGAAGGACATGATCATTCGAGGTGGAGAGAACATCTATCCGCATGAAATCGAGGACGTGCTCGCCGAGCATCCGGCCGTGGTGCAGAGCGCTGTCGTTGGTGTGCCGGACGAACACTGGGGTGAGACGGTACGCGCGTTCCTGACCGTGAGCGCCGAAGTCAGCAGTGCGGAATTGACCGAACACTGCAACGCGAGCCTCGCCCGATACAAGGTGCCCGCAGAGTTCATCGTGATTGACGAGATGCCGACAAATGCCAGCGGGAAGATTCTCAAACGAGACCTGCGGACATGGAAGGTGGGCTAG
- a CDS encoding 4-hydroxyphenylacetate 3-hydroxylase N-terminal domain-containing protein: protein MLTGQQYKDSLHDGRKVYFEGRLIEDFADEPALGVPMNVAAEGYDKYYDGTPGAVNPLIDAPRSVEELRDKIPSLIEMDLLLNTTYQSLMTLAVAAPQIEGAAPECVPRIHEYLQAARVGDIRITECITDAKGNRSRPPAKQDDPDSYVRVVDRGADGVVIRGAKLHISAAALGHDLMVMPTKTMKPGEEDYAIACAVPVNSPGVHITNTTYHPLAGDARDFPVSSQHSVPDSMCIFDDVFVPYERVFLDGQSAQAAVFAHSLGLWERLGGTAFMVQQADELVGLAHLIAEANGTLKISHVREKIDEMIIHASLLRAGLEAAITNAGSTPEGYYYPDDMYTNVTKYQGAVQFSTMVRHLHDISGGAVLTAPSMSDFDNPTLRPFLEKYMSTGNDIAGEYRTKLFHAIRDTTADAYGGWHLVTNLQSGGGLFAQRLVTRRHYDMDRARALGLRAAGLGD from the coding sequence ATGCTCACTGGACAGCAATACAAGGATTCGCTGCACGACGGTCGCAAGGTGTACTTCGAAGGCCGCCTGATCGAGGACTTCGCGGACGAGCCCGCGCTGGGCGTCCCGATGAACGTGGCGGCTGAGGGATACGACAAGTACTACGACGGCACTCCGGGCGCGGTCAATCCGCTGATTGACGCGCCCCGTAGCGTCGAGGAACTGCGCGACAAGATTCCATCTCTGATCGAGATGGACCTGCTGCTGAACACCACCTACCAATCGTTGATGACGCTGGCGGTCGCCGCACCGCAGATTGAGGGTGCGGCTCCTGAATGCGTCCCGCGGATCCATGAATACCTGCAGGCCGCCCGCGTCGGGGACATCCGGATCACCGAGTGCATCACCGATGCAAAGGGAAACCGCAGCCGCCCGCCAGCCAAACAGGATGACCCAGACTCGTACGTGCGGGTGGTAGATCGTGGTGCGGACGGCGTCGTGATCCGCGGCGCCAAGCTCCACATCAGCGCAGCGGCATTGGGCCATGACCTGATGGTGATGCCGACCAAGACGATGAAACCGGGCGAGGAGGACTACGCGATCGCGTGCGCCGTACCGGTCAATTCGCCGGGCGTGCACATCACGAATACGACGTACCACCCGTTGGCCGGCGACGCCCGCGACTTCCCGGTGTCCTCGCAGCACAGCGTGCCGGACAGCATGTGCATCTTCGATGACGTGTTCGTGCCGTACGAGCGGGTCTTCCTCGATGGTCAGAGCGCACAGGCAGCGGTGTTCGCGCATTCGCTCGGCCTCTGGGAGCGGCTGGGCGGGACGGCGTTCATGGTGCAGCAAGCTGACGAATTGGTCGGCCTCGCGCACCTGATCGCCGAAGCCAACGGGACTCTGAAGATTTCGCACGTGCGCGAGAAGATCGACGAGATGATCATCCACGCCAGTTTGCTGCGTGCCGGCCTGGAAGCCGCGATCACCAACGCCGGATCGACGCCCGAGGGGTACTACTACCCGGACGACATGTACACCAACGTGACCAAGTATCAGGGTGCGGTGCAGTTCAGCACGATGGTGCGACACCTGCACGACATCTCGGGAGGTGCCGTTCTCACCGCGCCGTCGATGTCGGACTTCGACAACCCGACGCTGCGGCCATTCCTAGAGAAGTACATGTCGACCGGGAACGATATCGCCGGCGAGTACCGCACCAAACTGTTCCACGCGATCCGCGACACCACCGCGGATGCCTACGGCGGCTGGCATCTGGTGACCAACCTGCAGTCCGGCGGCGGGCTGTTCGCGCAGCGCTTGGTCACTCGTCGGCACTACGACATGGACCGGGCGCGCGCGTTAGGTCTGCGCGCCGCGGGCCTGGGCGACTGA
- a CDS encoding LLM class F420-dependent oxidoreductase has product MKYGVTIFLTDQSIDPVTVAKEVEARGFSGLWLPEHTHIPASRRTPWPGGAELPEWYRRTVDPLVALAAAAAATERIILGTGIMLAAQRDPLVTAKAVATLDRISGGRVELGIGYGWNEEEMSAHGVDPKRRRTRTQEHVLAMTRLWAEDEASFDGKYVNFEPSWSWPKPEQRGADNAPRVPLLLGSSAGARAYDQIVEAYDGWMPLRNYGADDFAELRRLWEDAGRDPQHLRIAPFGVPAQNERLDELESMGVEEVTLGLPSASADVVLARLDKLAALIESRG; this is encoded by the coding sequence ATGAAGTACGGCGTAACGATCTTCCTCACCGATCAATCCATCGACCCCGTCACCGTTGCCAAAGAAGTTGAGGCTCGCGGATTTTCCGGTCTTTGGCTCCCGGAGCACACGCATATTCCCGCCAGCCGCCGTACCCCGTGGCCGGGCGGCGCCGAACTGCCCGAGTGGTACCGCCGTACGGTAGATCCGCTCGTGGCACTCGCCGCCGCCGCGGCCGCCACCGAGCGGATCATCCTGGGCACTGGGATCATGCTGGCAGCCCAGCGTGATCCACTGGTGACCGCTAAAGCGGTCGCCACTCTAGACCGAATCTCCGGCGGACGAGTCGAACTCGGCATCGGGTACGGCTGGAACGAAGAAGAGATGTCCGCGCACGGAGTCGACCCGAAGCGTCGCCGTACCCGCACCCAGGAACACGTGCTGGCCATGACGCGGCTATGGGCCGAGGACGAGGCATCGTTCGACGGCAAGTATGTGAACTTCGAGCCGTCCTGGTCCTGGCCCAAGCCCGAGCAGCGCGGGGCGGATAATGCGCCTCGAGTGCCGTTATTACTGGGATCAAGCGCGGGCGCTCGGGCCTATGACCAAATCGTCGAGGCGTACGACGGCTGGATGCCGCTACGTAACTACGGCGCAGATGATTTCGCCGAATTGCGCCGACTGTGGGAGGACGCCGGGCGCGACCCGCAGCATCTGCGGATCGCGCCGTTCGGTGTCCCCGCGCAGAACGAGCGCCTGGATGAACTTGAGTCGATGGGCGTCGAGGAAGTCACCCTGGGTTTGCCGTCAGCATCGGCGGACGTCGTACTCGCCCGGCTGGACAAACTCGCCGCGCTGATCGAGTCCCGCGGGTAA
- a CDS encoding acyl-CoA synthetase, which produces MGDTFDWERAATEAGMREGRRFNIASIDLPEDRALIWYREDESVIELSKKQVRAQVTQLAAELRDLGIQPGQRVAGLLSKRPESFTAALATWYIGAVYVPLFSGFSGDGIAVRLGDSGTSAVITDTANAPALESISDQFPHMQTIVVDADGDLYGDLDAEVGVYEPFDSNISDLATIMYTSGTTGKPKGCMMSHNIIVTLRPYLDHSLGLEPGETLFAPSDAGWSFGLFTTGLGPLSRGNPRVIYEGRFDPAAWWTAMDRTGAGLIAAAPTAYRQLAAAGRELIPSSFRAASSAGEPLDAAIAAWFEENPGVTIYDCYGLSEVGMVVGNLRGDVGLDPIPGSMGTPVPGFEIELRAEDGSTVSGIGSGRLAIRQNGFFGSYGYWERDEVWQKRFDGEWFVTEDVARRDADGRYWFESRSDDVIVASGMNVGPSEVENALLEHPLIDDAGVAGIPDPTKGSIVTAHVVLNGAAPADLEKELRAWVTERVGRHAAPRRVSVWDQLPRTASGKLRRVDLRARLTDE; this is translated from the coding sequence ATGGGCGACACATTCGATTGGGAGCGGGCAGCAACCGAGGCGGGTATGCGTGAGGGTCGGCGTTTCAACATCGCGTCGATCGACCTGCCCGAGGACCGTGCGTTGATTTGGTACCGCGAGGACGAAAGCGTCATCGAACTCAGTAAGAAGCAGGTGCGGGCGCAAGTTACCCAACTTGCGGCTGAACTCCGGGACCTCGGAATCCAGCCGGGACAGCGCGTGGCAGGCTTGTTGAGCAAACGTCCGGAATCGTTCACTGCAGCCTTGGCCACCTGGTACATCGGCGCCGTCTACGTCCCGCTATTTTCGGGATTCAGCGGGGACGGGATCGCGGTACGACTAGGCGATAGCGGCACGTCCGCGGTGATCACCGATACCGCGAACGCTCCCGCGCTGGAAAGCATCAGCGACCAGTTCCCCCATATGCAGACGATTGTGGTCGACGCCGACGGTGATCTGTACGGTGACCTGGACGCCGAGGTCGGCGTATACGAGCCGTTCGATTCGAATATAAGCGATCTAGCGACCATCATGTACACCTCCGGCACGACTGGAAAGCCGAAAGGCTGCATGATGAGCCACAACATCATCGTTACTTTGCGTCCCTACCTCGATCACAGTCTCGGCCTCGAGCCGGGCGAGACGCTGTTCGCTCCCTCGGACGCCGGCTGGTCCTTCGGCCTGTTCACCACCGGCCTGGGACCGCTGTCACGGGGAAACCCGCGCGTCATCTATGAAGGCCGCTTCGACCCCGCAGCGTGGTGGACCGCGATGGACCGCACCGGAGCCGGACTCATCGCCGCGGCGCCAACCGCTTACCGGCAACTGGCTGCGGCGGGGCGCGAACTCATCCCGTCCTCATTCCGTGCGGCTTCAAGCGCTGGTGAACCACTGGACGCTGCGATCGCGGCCTGGTTCGAAGAGAACCCCGGGGTAACGATCTACGACTGCTACGGGCTGTCCGAGGTCGGGATGGTGGTCGGCAACCTGCGCGGCGACGTTGGACTCGACCCCATCCCGGGATCGATGGGTACCCCGGTCCCCGGTTTCGAGATCGAACTGCGTGCCGAGGACGGGTCGACCGTGTCGGGCATCGGGTCCGGGCGCCTGGCGATCAGGCAGAACGGATTCTTCGGTAGCTACGGTTATTGGGAACGAGACGAAGTCTGGCAGAAGCGTTTCGACGGCGAATGGTTCGTCACCGAGGACGTCGCACGCCGCGATGCCGACGGGCGCTACTGGTTCGAGTCCCGCAGCGATGACGTGATCGTCGCCTCGGGTATGAACGTCGGTCCGTCCGAGGTCGAGAACGCACTACTGGAGCACCCGCTGATCGATGATGCGGGCGTGGCCGGGATTCCCGACCCCACGAAGGGATCCATAGTCACTGCGCATGTGGTGCTGAATGGCGCTGCGCCTGCAGACCTGGAAAAGGAACTGCGAGCGTGGGTAACTGAGCGCGTTGGACGCCATGCGGCGCCGCGGCGGGTGAGCGTCTGGGACCAACTACCGCGAACCGCGAGCGGAAAACTGCGCCGCGTCGACTTGCGCGCCAGGCTGACGGACGAGTGA
- a CDS encoding helix-turn-helix domain-containing protein, which produces MKHDNAVAGKDGPTALPASTRAVQYANVVSAFEEIALTTMAGDTGLEQVLRLIGRRLCELIGVSRCTVYLRRDEENFQCHVGWARAGDMGDEVRSLVTGRDRMTAEAVHAREPILVRDAQRDPRPNQRAMKYFGVRDLLVVPLVVSDAVIGMIYIDNEERPHEYTDADMSTARAFGILAAIAIRQGELHKELEARHRTIVSQNRNLNRLSQISTELTEIMLAGGDLQSVLDRVQQIAGLPVLVYGPDLALIAASLPERMEHQRPPTLPRNALRVPRLKDLVIQGLRETVEIPPIPAIGSHHRRLINPMTIGRRHQGFLEFVEQGRRFAAFDSKILAQATFAVALKLLTDIQHGENADLARRDFLSDVLHGQREPGLLSDRAHVFGVRADAQHVLVRISYGVESASYTGTTRRGEIEAELRNELGRDYSLLGTGVPGADLFLITLPDEVGPAHVESALSTYFPRVQRKGAQYLFVCPPVCGLAKLPRHSEEARAFENALEDLGTASQSVLMRQMPLVALTAVTGGLRQAAEYAADLVDPICAADPENVLMPTVRSFLASDGKIRASAKTLGVHENTVRYRLERVSELTGLDLQNLGDVSRLRFVMQVHGLRPA; this is translated from the coding sequence ATGAAGCACGACAATGCGGTAGCAGGAAAGGATGGCCCTACCGCCCTCCCCGCATCCACGCGGGCCGTCCAGTACGCGAACGTCGTGAGCGCGTTCGAAGAAATCGCGCTGACGACGATGGCCGGTGATACCGGCCTCGAACAGGTCCTGCGTCTAATCGGACGCCGGCTCTGTGAGTTGATCGGAGTCAGTCGCTGCACGGTCTACTTGCGGCGGGACGAAGAGAACTTCCAATGCCACGTCGGCTGGGCCCGGGCTGGCGATATGGGTGACGAAGTGCGCTCGCTGGTGACCGGCAGGGACAGGATGACGGCCGAGGCGGTTCACGCTCGCGAGCCGATACTGGTGCGCGACGCGCAGCGAGATCCGCGCCCCAACCAGCGCGCGATGAAGTACTTCGGGGTTCGGGATCTACTGGTTGTCCCGCTGGTGGTCAGTGACGCTGTCATCGGCATGATCTATATCGACAACGAGGAACGCCCGCATGAGTACACCGACGCCGACATGTCGACGGCGCGCGCCTTCGGGATTCTGGCGGCGATCGCGATCCGGCAGGGTGAGCTGCACAAAGAGTTGGAGGCGCGGCATCGGACAATCGTCAGCCAGAACCGCAACCTTAATCGACTATCGCAGATCTCTACCGAACTGACCGAGATTATGCTCGCCGGAGGCGATCTGCAATCGGTACTGGACCGGGTCCAGCAGATCGCCGGACTTCCGGTGCTCGTGTACGGCCCGGATCTGGCATTGATCGCCGCCTCACTCCCGGAGCGAATGGAGCATCAGCGACCGCCGACGCTCCCCCGTAACGCGTTGCGGGTCCCGCGCCTGAAAGACCTGGTGATCCAAGGACTGCGCGAAACGGTGGAGATTCCGCCTATACCTGCGATCGGATCGCACCATCGGCGCTTGATCAACCCGATGACGATAGGGCGCCGGCATCAAGGGTTCCTGGAGTTCGTGGAACAGGGGCGGCGATTCGCGGCCTTCGACTCGAAAATCCTCGCGCAAGCTACCTTCGCCGTCGCGCTGAAGCTGCTGACCGATATACAACATGGCGAAAACGCGGATCTCGCCCGACGAGACTTCCTATCCGATGTGCTGCACGGGCAGCGCGAACCGGGGCTGCTCAGCGACCGTGCGCATGTGTTCGGCGTACGCGCAGATGCACAGCATGTGTTGGTACGCATTTCGTACGGCGTGGAAAGCGCGAGTTATACCGGTACGACACGGCGCGGCGAGATCGAGGCCGAACTGCGCAACGAACTCGGCAGGGACTACAGCTTGCTCGGCACGGGCGTGCCTGGAGCGGACTTATTCTTGATCACGCTTCCGGACGAGGTGGGCCCAGCCCACGTCGAGTCCGCGCTGAGCACCTACTTTCCACGTGTACAACGAAAAGGCGCCCAATACCTGTTCGTCTGCCCACCGGTGTGTGGGCTTGCGAAACTGCCGCGCCATTCCGAAGAGGCTCGCGCGTTCGAAAACGCCCTGGAGGACCTCGGCACTGCGTCTCAGTCGGTGCTGATGCGCCAGATGCCCTTGGTCGCACTGACAGCCGTCACCGGTGGTCTGCGACAGGCCGCGGAGTACGCCGCGGACCTCGTAGATCCCATCTGTGCAGCGGATCCTGAGAATGTACTAATGCCGACCGTACGTTCCTTTCTCGCCTCGGACGGCAAGATACGCGCGAGCGCCAAGACGCTCGGGGTGCACGAGAACACGGTGCGGTACCGATTGGAGCGCGTCAGCGAGCTGACCGGACTTGATCTGCAGAACCTCGGCGATGTCAGCCGGCTACGGTTCGTGATGCAAGTGCACGGGCTGCGGCCCGCCTGA
- a CDS encoding nuclear transport factor 2 family protein: MSQEDDNRKLIERFMVDFSSGGPEKIAEYLADDATWWTAGSLEGLSGTLGKQDWVKGISGVASLVKGGAITLSPKAFTTGGDRVAVETESYAELNNGRVYQNQYHFLFVVRDSKIVEAKEYMDTDHARKVFLDP, translated from the coding sequence ATGAGCCAGGAAGACGACAATCGCAAGCTGATCGAGCGTTTTATGGTCGATTTCAGCAGCGGTGGGCCGGAAAAGATCGCCGAGTATTTAGCGGACGACGCCACCTGGTGGACAGCGGGCAGTCTGGAAGGTCTGTCCGGCACGTTGGGCAAACAGGACTGGGTCAAGGGGATCTCCGGCGTGGCGTCGCTGGTTAAGGGCGGCGCGATCACGTTGTCCCCGAAGGCGTTTACCACCGGCGGCGACCGGGTAGCCGTCGAGACCGAGTCGTACGCCGAACTGAACAACGGCCGCGTCTACCAGAACCAGTACCACTTCTTGTTCGTGGTTCGGGACTCGAAGATCGTCGAGGCGAAGGAATACATGGACACCGATCACGCCCGAAAAGTCTTCCTGGACCCGTGA
- a CDS encoding LLM class flavin-dependent oxidoreductase, whose product MEVGTLLVMQNWYEDRSDEDVFAKEISLGRVAEEAGFDSVWCAEHHFDDYSMSPDNFQILAYVAGQTERVKLGLGAAILPWNDPLRVVEKAISLDHLAKGRVVMGLGRGLAKLEYDAFGIPMDEARGRFNESAKIVIDGLYTGVVASDGEFYKQPKIEVRPRPNPDRTWDDRIVMAAMSPDSIPIAAELGVRMMTFMQFDNETHGETINKYRELFKEAHGRYPAAPLVQDFVVCHEDEEEARRLAEEYIAKYFLSVIRHYDFAGSHWRETKGYETYQVGADMIREAGMENAAAGYVQANVWGTPEQIVEKYRARRDIWGCDFNANAAFCFGGIPFETSEHGMRLFGEKVIPELHKF is encoded by the coding sequence ATGGAAGTTGGCACTCTGCTCGTCATGCAGAACTGGTACGAAGATCGCTCTGACGAGGATGTTTTTGCCAAAGAGATCAGCCTCGGCCGAGTCGCCGAGGAAGCGGGTTTCGACTCCGTGTGGTGCGCGGAGCACCACTTCGACGACTACTCGATGTCCCCGGACAATTTCCAGATACTCGCGTACGTCGCCGGGCAGACCGAACGAGTGAAGCTCGGCCTCGGTGCGGCGATTTTGCCGTGGAATGATCCGCTGCGGGTGGTGGAGAAGGCAATTTCGCTCGATCATCTCGCCAAGGGTCGCGTCGTGATGGGCCTCGGGCGCGGTCTGGCGAAGTTGGAGTACGACGCGTTCGGCATCCCGATGGATGAGGCCCGCGGACGTTTCAACGAGTCGGCGAAGATCGTCATCGATGGGCTGTACACGGGCGTGGTGGCCTCGGATGGTGAGTTCTACAAACAGCCGAAGATCGAGGTCCGGCCGCGGCCGAACCCGGACCGTACCTGGGACGACCGGATCGTGATGGCCGCGATGTCGCCGGACTCGATTCCGATCGCGGCGGAACTCGGTGTCCGAATGATGACCTTCATGCAGTTCGACAACGAAACTCATGGCGAGACGATCAACAAGTACCGCGAGTTGTTCAAGGAGGCGCACGGCCGCTATCCGGCTGCGCCGCTGGTGCAGGACTTCGTGGTGTGCCATGAGGACGAAGAGGAGGCACGGCGTCTCGCCGAGGAATACATCGCCAAATACTTCCTGTCGGTTATTCGGCACTATGACTTCGCCGGGTCACACTGGCGCGAAACCAAGGGATACGAGACATACCAGGTGGGCGCGGACATGATTCGTGAAGCCGGTATGGAGAACGCCGCCGCCGGCTACGTACAGGCGAATGTCTGGGGTACGCCCGAGCAGATCGTGGAGAAGTACCGCGCCCGGCGCGACATTTGGGGTTGTGACTTCAATGCGAATGCCGCGTTTTGTTTCGGCGGAATCCCGTTTGAAACCTCCGAGCACGGAATGCGGTTGTTCGGGGAGAAGGTGATCCCCGAATTGCACAAGTTCTGA